Proteins from one Falco naumanni isolate bFalNau1 chromosome 2, bFalNau1.pat, whole genome shotgun sequence genomic window:
- the USP35 gene encoding ubiquitin carboxyl-terminal hydrolase 35 has protein sequence MDKILEAVVMSSYPNNVKQGLVRRVIEAAKQPMDSEQCWSMLELSTKLYLTGDTKYKREIGKEVLEVYGHYHPEEFEEFFNVRFLLSLLQEGYGPLGKRSHYVLDYIQLGLQFVLESPSANSIFSLLRIEVLRKVCERPSPKQCAKISKLLTQHPQCIPTGKHQVLFCQQLIRCIGQFQCISEGEEDIMQFLEQVNKVSSLLQRIWRTQTSAILPSLKELFTIISSTEEQEAPSNALASVVQFVPLELMDGVIRNLTNDDSITDVQMMTAIGRMIDWVSWPLGKNIDKWIIALLKGLAAVKKFSILIEVTLLKIEKVFSKLLYPVVREGALSVLQYMLLSFQHSHEAFHLLLPHIPRLVASLKKEDSNSATSSLEQLAELIHCMFFRFSGFPDLYEPVLEAVKALPIPNEDRIKHLLGQNAWTSQKNELACFYPRLASKSETGKIGLINLGNTCYMNSIIQSLFMASDFRHSVLNLTEGNSQPLMTKLQWLFAFLEHSQRPAISPESFLSASWPPWFTPGAQQDCSEYLKYLLDRLHEEEKTGKRIYQKLKESSLMSQAVEHHYLNKTLIEKMFGGKMMTKIRCLKCLNVSSREEAFTDLSLAFPPSDRHVRGSTSVLPVEEIGPQFIEPPENPSQLTGSLWIRRKAPMAGEPAAPPMPVETLGFQEPGEAANPLSGNAVGVDAAKDPLSAFGEQACTPKDSRSVPDLINYFLSPERLTAENKYHCEKCASLQDAEKVAELTEGPHYLILTLLRFSFDPRTMKRKKILDNVSIPVVLKLPILVTPEETEEVCQREKATATAGSGFMSVVYDLCSVVVHSGISSESGHYYCYSRECTDTSPQGQPRDGAPKLASDKQLDFEIQWYLFNDTRVSFSSFESVSNITSFFPKDTAYVLFYRQRPGRQSCLMHEALAEAGRLHGEPSLHKDLMEAISKDNILYLQEQEKEARNRAAYISALPKSPLWWRDFDRDKDDDNSSGGCSPAAGGGGSGSFHGLVF, from the exons atgGATAAGATACTGGAAGCTGTGGTGATGTCCTCATACCCCAACAACGTGAAGCAAGGGCTTGTGAGGCGTGTCATTGaggcagcaaagcagcccaTGGACAGTGAGCAGTGCTGGTCCATGCTGGAGCTGTCTACCAAGCTTTATCTCACAGGGGACACCAAGTATAAAAGAGAGATCGGGAAGGAGGTTTTGGAGGTCTATGGCCACTACCACCCAGAGGAGTTTGAGGAGTTCTTCAACGTCCGCTTCCTGCTGAGTCTCCTCCAGGAAGGCTATGGACCTCTGGGGAAGAGAAGCCATTACGTACTTGATTATATCCAGTTAGGACTGCAGTTTGTCTTGGAAAGCCCATCGGCAAACAGCATCTTCAGCTTATTGAGGATCGAGGTGCTCCGGAAAGTCTGTGAGAGGCCCAGCCCCAAGCAGTGCGCGAAGATCAGCAAACTCTTAACCCAGCATCCTCAGTGCATCCCCACCGGCAAACACCAGGTCTTGTTTTGCCAGCAGCTGATCCGGTGCATCGGGCAGTTCCAGTGCATCTCCGAGGGAGAAGAGGACATCATGCAGTTTTTGGAGCAGGTGAACAAAGTGAGCAGTTTGCTGCAGAGGATCTGGAGGACTCAGACCTCAGCCATCCTGCCTTCTTTGAAGGAGCTGTTCACTATCATTTCTTCAacag aggagcaggaagcaCCATCCAATGCCTTGGCCAGCGTGGTCCAGTTTGTCCCTCTGGAGCTCATGGATGGCGTCATAAGAAACCTAACCAACGATGACAGCATCACCGATGTGCAAATGATGACGGCTATTGGCAG gaTGATTGACTGGGTGTCCTGGCCCCTGGGAAAGAACATAGACAAGTGGATCATTGCCCTGCTGAAGGGTTTGGCTGCGGTGAAAAAGTTTAGCATCTTGATTGAAGTTACTCTTTTGAAAATTGAAAAG GTCTTCTCCAAGCTGCTGTACCCTGTCGTGAGAGAGGGGGCTTTGTCTGTCCTGCAGTATATGCTGCTGAGCTTCCAGCACTCGCACGAGGCATTTCACTTG ctgcttcctCACATCCCCAGGCTGGTGGCCTCTCTGAAGAAGGAAGACTCCAACtctgccaccagctccctggaGCAGCTGGCTGAGCTCATCCACTGCATGTTCTTCCGCTTCTCAGGATTTCCAGATCTCTACGAACCAGTCCTAGAAGCAGTTAAA GCTCTTCCTATACCAAATGAAGACCGGATTAAACATCTCTTGGGACAAAATGCCTGGACCTCCCAGAAGAACGAGCTGGCCTGCTTCTACCCACGCCTGGCATCCAAATCAGAGACGGGAAAGATCGGGTTAATTAACTTGGGAAACACCTGCTACATGAACAGCATCATACAGTCTCTTTTCATGGCTTCGGA ctttCGACATTCAGTGTTGAATTTAACCGAGGGCAACTCCCAGCCCCTGATGACAAAGCTCCAGTGGCTCTTTGCATTTTTGGAGCACAGTCAG CGACCTGCCATCTCACCCGAGAGtttcctctctgcctcctgGCCACCCTGGTTCACCCCTGGTGCTCAGCAGGACTGCTCGGAGTATCTCAAGTACTTGCTGGACCG GTTACACGAAGAAGAAAAAACCGGGAAAAGGATCTACCAGAAGCTCAAGGAATCCAGCTTGATGTCTCAGGCAGTAGAGCATCATTACTTAAACAAGACATTGATTGAGAAGATGTTTGGGGGTAAAATGATGACAAAGATCCGCTGTTTGAAGTGTCTGAATGTCTCTTCCCGAGAAGAAGCCTTCACAGACCTGTCCCTGGCTTTTCCTCCATCGGACAGGCACGTGCGTGGGAGCACATCTGTTTTACCAGTGGAAGAAATTGGCCCACAATTTATTGAGCCTCCTGAAAACCCAAGCCAGCTTACCGGGTCTCTCTGGATCCGGAGGAAGGCTCCCATGGCTGGAGAACCTGCAGCCCCACCGATGCCAGTGGAAACATTGGGTTTCCAGGagccaggagaagcagcaaatcCCTTAAGTGGCAATGCCGTTGGTGTGGATGCAGCCAAAGACCCTCTCTCAGCTTTTGGGGAGCAGGCATGTACTCCCAAGGACTCCAGGTCCGTCCCAGATTTAATCAACTATTTTCTATCCCCGGAGAGATTGACAGCGGAGAATAAATACCACTGTGAGAAATGCGCGTCCTTGCAGGATGCCGAGAAGGTGGCGGAGCTGACGGAGGGTCCGCACTACCTCATCCTCACGCTGCTGCGGTTCTCCTTCGACCCACGGACtatgaagaggaagaagatctTGGACAATGTCTCCATCCCTGTGGTGCTCAAGCTGCCCATCCTTGTCACCCCGGAGGAAACTGAGGAGGTTTGCCAGCGTGAGAAGGCCACGGCCACTGCGGGAAGCGGCTTCATGTCTGTGGTGTATGACCTCTGCAGTGTGGTGGTGCATTCGGGCATCTCCTCCGAGAGTGGCCACTATTACTGCTACTCCAGGGAGTGCACCGACACCAGCCCTCAGGGGCAGCCCCGGGACGGGGCACCGAAACTGGCCTCCGACAAGCAGTTGGACTTTGAAATCCAGTGGTACCTCTTCAATGACACCAGagtttccttctcctcctttgAATCAGTCAGCAACATCACCTCTTTCTTCCCCAAGGACACTGCCTACGTCCTCTTCTACAGACAGCGGccgggcaggcagagctgcctgatGCATGAGGCTCTGGCCGAGGCCGGCCGCCTGCACGGTGAACCCTCCCTCCATAAGGACTTGATGGAAGCCATTTCCAAAGATAACATCCTCTACTTGCAG gagcaggaaaaggaagcGAGGAACAGAGCCGCCTACATCTCTGCCTTGCCGAAATCCCCTCTGTGGTGGAGAGACTTTGACAGGGACAAGGATGATGACAACTCatcagggggctgcagcccagcagcaggcgGGGGTGGATCCGGCTCCTTTCATGGACTCGTCTTCTAG